In the Symphalangus syndactylus isolate Jambi chromosome 17, NHGRI_mSymSyn1-v2.1_pri, whole genome shotgun sequence genome, CGGTGTGGTTAGATGGAAGACAGGCAGGAAAGCtcacagggaggggagggggcggggTCTCCCGGGAAGGGGCGGGGCCCGACTGGCTGTACTCGCCCCGCCCCCGCGGGACAGATGGCGCTGGGCAGGGGCGGGCCACCACCCGGCCACTTCCTCCACAGTCCCCTCCCACCGCCAAGGCCGGGCCTCGCCCATCCTACCCCTAACCAGCAGTCGCCATCCGAGCCTGCCTGTGCGCCTCCACTCGGTGTGGGTCTTTGCTCTAGAACTGTGCCGCCCGACCCCCTTCCTTTAGCCGGGGTCTCACGCCCACAGCATGTGGCATCGCGATGTCAGCGTCTCCCTAGCAGATATGGGTCTCCAACGACTGGGGAGGGGCAGGTCAGTCCACCTCCACCCAGGGCCCGGAGCAGGTCAAAGGGCCCTGCATCCCCGAAGTTCCCACCCTTTCGGGCCCTGCACCAGGTACCCGGGACCCTGGCGTTCCCGGACGTTATTCCCGTGACACCCCAGGGTTTTACAGGGCGGGTTGTGTGGATGGAGACTGGATGCGCGTGCCCCTCGTGGCACTGGTTGGAGCCCTGAGTAGCAAGACAGACGTCAGAACCAACTCCCCTGAGTGACCTCAAAGCCTATTCCCAAGGAAGCCACAGCAGGGCCAGGGCGGCCAGGAGGGTGGTCACCCGGTGGGTTACAAACTGGGCGGCCCACACCCAGCACTGGAGGTTGCTCTGGCCCTAGGAGCACTCCCACCAGTCAGTGAAGAACTGCAGACAGCCAGGGGCCTGGAAGGACCCACAGCAGGGACCATGGGGAGGGATACACAGCCGGCGGGAGGTGACCCAGTGACATCTCTGCTCTAAGATCAGGGGCTGCCCTGGGGAGCCCAgctgaggagggggaggggaaggtggAGGGGTCTGCCCGCTGAGGGGCACCAGCGATCACCCGTGACCCAAGGTGGAAGAAAAAACCTTCCCTTCTCCTCATCTCATCCTTCCTCCCTGCCACACCCCCACACCCTCAGCAAAACAAGACCGCAGACAGAGACCAGCAGCCCCTCCCCAAGAGGTTGTGAATCCAGGCagctggagagggagagagaccaaCTGTCACCAAGACCAACAGTAGCCTCAAATCCCTGGGGCTGCCTGCTCCACACCCCAAGTCTCCCCCAAGCAACCCAGGATGCAGCTGGGGTCGGGGGTCCCCCCAGCTGGGGGCCGTCTACAACCCAAGCAAGAGGCGCAAGGCAGCCCTGTTAAGGACCCCACTCCCATCTCAACCACCGGGCCCTGACAGCTCCCAAGGGCCTCAGTCTGGGGAGGGGGTCTGGCTGTGGGAGCGCGGCCGGAGCAGACCACGGGATTGCGGCGCGCGCCCCTCCAGGGAACATGCCGCCGTGTCGCCATCTTGCACGGCACAGGCGGGGAGGCGGCAGGAGGGAAGGGGGAACATCCCACGGCTGGGTGCCGCGCAGTCAGTTGGTTCACTTCCCCTTTCAGGGCGGCGGGGCTGGTCCCCACTCCCTCTCCCCTAGTTCTACTTTGCGAGGAGCAGGTTGCCAGGGGGGCGAGCGGGGCAGGGGCGCGCAGCCGCTGGGAACACAGCTGCCGCACGTAgctcggcggcggcggcggcggcggcggcggggacaTCCGCAGCCCCAGCCGGCCCCGCTCACGTGGGCCCACTCCCGCCGGGGCCAGGGGGCCCGGGCCAGGGTCGCCTCGCCGGCCTGGGTGCCTGCCAGCCCCGCCCCGCGCTCGGAGACTGGGGCGCGCACATGCGCACGTGGGTGGCGGGGCAGGGGGTGCACGGGCTACCCACCCCCGCTGCTCTGGGCGAAGCCCGTCTTTGAAATGCCAGGCCCTGCCACTCACACAATCCGCTCGCAGAGAAGAGGGTGGGGTGAACTTGTGGGGGCCCAGAGTGCGCTGGCTCCTAGCCGGCCGGGCCCCCAGGTGCACAGCCACCCAGCTTCTCGGCGCTACCTGGCCGCGACGCAGCGCCCGGAGGATGCGGTGGGTGGGGACGACGCGGGAGGGCAGTGTGGGCGGGGCCGCGGTGGACTTGACCCTCTGACTCAGGATGGGCCCGGGTGAGCTCAGGACAGCCTCGGAAACAGGCAGGCTCAGAAAAATGGAGTCCAGGAAGTCCTGGAAACCTGGCCCGGCCCCGTCTGAGCCCGCACAGGAGGGGCCTGGAGACGGGACTGCCGGACTGTGCCAATGGCCCTGGTTCCGACAGGGAAGCCTCACCTCCTGACCTTGTCTGGGGGgccttggggtggggaggggggctgTGGCTGGCCGCCTGCCGGGGCACTCACGTCCACCTAACAGGTGGGGTCGGGTCTGTAGGGGAGGGCACAGGTGGGGAAGACCAGCCCCAGCCGCAAAGCAAGCATCCCAGGACAGCCAGGAaaggctggggttggggaggcctcTTACCCACCCAGGGAGGGCAGGAGCTCCTGAAGTGATCCTTGAGCAGGTTCTATAGAACCTATAAGGCAGCTGCTTCTGGGAGCTGCTGCAGAAAGGGAGGAACACTGGTGGTGAGGCCCTACCAGCCTGGGGGTGGGGTCTCGAATACTATCTGGGCCATAGCAACCCCCACACCCACTCTGCCCCCAGCTCCCCTGACTTCCGAAAGCCAAAgcttccttcctcccccacccccactcctccAGGAGACTTCCCTTTTCCAAACCCTCTGCTGTTCCCGCCAAACACGCAGGCAGGCATACCCGCCCTTGTGTCAATCCCGTACCTCCCCACGTGCCACCTGCCAGCCAAATCCCATCGCCTTCGGGATCTGTCCAGACCTCACCCTGCCCCTCCCAGCTCACGCCTGGACTAGTGCAGTAGTCTAGCAGCTCCTGCCTGGGCCACCCAGACTGCGTTTGGCTTTCCTGAGTTCTGCCCTGGCCTAGGGTCAAAACTGATGGCTGATCCTGCCCGGAGCTTCTCTGAGCAGCAGTGCTCCTCACAGTGGCCTGGTGCCCCCCAAGCACCCTTGGTCAGCTTCTCTGTCCTTGTACCAGGCTTCCAAAAACGCGTGCATCTTGTGGGTATAATAtctgcacccctgcactccaatGGGAGCTGAAGGCAGGCACTTCATTGACGGCTGGGTCCCCAGCAATGCCCAGCACAGGCCTGGTATAGCAGGTGCTTAATGCATATCTGTGGAAAGGGAGAGTGCAGGCCTAGGGGATCAGGCTCTGGCTCCAACAAGAGCAAGGGCAGATAACTGCTCAGCATCTTGAATACTCCTGTCCTCCCCACCCCGCCGCCGAACTATCACTACTCCCGTCCACATAAAAGGAGGCCCACCTGAGGCCCAACCCAGGccaggatctcctgacctcctgcaCCAGACTCTGGGCACCTGGGGGTTGGCAGGGAGGACAACCCCCTCAAGGACCCTGGTGCCTGTGTAACCTCTGTTTCAGAAATGGTCTAAGCCAGGGCCAGGACGGTGCCCCCGCCCCCACAGCTCGCCCTGCTGGTATCATCTGCCTCCTCCCCGCCGATCTGGGCTGCTTTTATCAGAGAGCCTGGGTGGGGGGGTGGTTATCACCCCCCACAACCCTGGGGGAGCCCTCCCCATCCCACTAGCTGGGGCACCTGCAGGCAGTTCCAGCTGCTCTCTGCACTCTGCAGGCTGGAGAGGCGGTGGGTGGGGGAGGGCGGTCCCTGgccccctaccccccacccctGTGGCCTGGCactgccccaccccagccctccccAGATAAGCTGCCAGTTCTCCCAAGCTCTGCCCACCAGCACTGCCATCCCAACCCTACAGGAGTGCATAGTTCTGCCTGGGGGTGGAGGGAAGAATGAAGTGGGGCATGGCTGCTtccccctctgggcctcagtttccccacccacCTGTCCTCCTGGGGCCCTCTTCAGCAAGGGATCAGAATCCTGGCAGGCACTCAGACACTCCTCTGCACACCTCGTCCTGAGGAGTCTCCCTCCAACCCAGTGCACAGACCAGCACGCCTGGCTCCCTCCCACATCTCGTCCTGCCCTCCTCAACCCCTCTCTGATCCTAATCCCTTCTCCATAAACGGATTTGCCTCTGCAAAATCCAGCCTGCCTCACTGCCGCCCCCAGCGTCCCCACCCTCGGGATTAAGTACAGGGATTCACCTTGCTGAagtgccccctccccacctcaaGTCCCTACCTCCACAGCAGACCCCAGAGCCAGCACGCCCTTCCTCTCCCATTCCCTGCCCCACCCAGCCCAGTGGGCCTCaggctgcctcctccaggaagcgcTTTCCGTCATCACTAGCATCCCTGTTGccactccccaccctgccccccccctgccccccccccccccccccgccaccaCGGACACAGTTCCCTAAGTCCTGGGGCGCAGGGACTAGGATGCTCGGCGCTGGCCTGCAGCAGGGGCTCACCAAGACCTCTCAGATGCAAATAAACGGGACTTCAGAGTGGGATACAACTGGAGCTGACCCTGCAGCCCCCTGGGGGGGCACCTGACAAGGTCTGGGGACATTTGTGATTGTCACGACTGGGGAGGGGGTGCTCCTGGCATGGAGTGGTAGAGGCTGGGGACACTGCATAGCCCCCTGCAGTGCCCAGCACAGCCCCTCCCCAGAAAACCATCAGGCCCCAAATGTCTCAGTAAGTGCGGAGGGGAGAAGCCGTGGGTGAGAAGACCCCTTCCAGGTCTGAGCCCCTCTCCTGGGGAGGGCCTCGGCAAACCCTCAGGAGGCGCCGGCTGCCAGTGTGCCGGGCACTGGCAAGCCGGGGGTGGGGGGGCCCCCTCCGGGGATGCAGGGGGTTTGGAGAGCAGGGAGCCGACAGCCAGCCTCTCCTCCCGCCCCCGCCCCAACTCGCTGGCTCGCTCACTCTCCGTAACCATAGCAACGGCGTCAACATCACCCACAGCTTCCAAAGTCCTTCCCCGCCCCACGCAAGGGAGAGAGAGCTGAGAGCCGGCCGGGCTAGGATAGGGGCTGTGGGCCAGACCCAGGGGATGGGAGGTGCAGCCCTGCCGCCTGCTGCCCCCATGAAGAACATCCCACTGCTCCCCTGGCCTCTCCGCTCCCAGGGCCAAATGTGGCCGAAATCATGGGAGCACCATGCTTTGCACAGGTGGGGCTCCTCCAGTGTGCCTCAGTTGGTTTATCTGTAAAAATGGGGCCAGGCCACGACTGGTGTTCCAGTTCCTCCTTTACAGAGGAGAAGCACCccaggcaggggtgggtgggggcggAACTCGTTCTCAGGGGCCCCCGGGACAGCCCTGCGGCCGCCGGTGACTCGGGTTCGTCTGCGGATCTTTCCCAGCCTCCACTCCATTCAGGGACAGCCCTGCAATGGGGCTCCCTCCCAAAAAAACACACGGCCTTCCTGTCCCCCAAAACCAGCTTAACGGCAGCCATTCCCTCCCTCCTCCGGGGGCTGAAAAAACCAGACCACCTTCCACTAAAAGAGACCGTTTACACAGACCCCTTGGTGgtcctgggggctggggaggcccGGAAGAGGAACCTGGAAAGCCACAAGTATCCAAACCCTTTGGAAACCGAATCCAAGGTGCCTGGGCCTGGGACTGCCCTCCCAGTCCCCAAATAGTTACTGTAAAGGGGGCTTTGGAATGGGACGTCAGCAGGCTCccaaggggtgggggagggtgccAGGAGATCCACCCTGCCCTCCCCCACCGCAGAGGATAGACGGTGGCGCGTCATCAGCACATCTGCATCCACCCCTGGGGATGCCCGACTGGGCacccccaggcctcagtttcttactGCAATCCCGGGATAACAATGCTGCCTTCCCAGGACTCCAAACtcatccctcccctccctgctggcTTAGGGACCGCTGCCCCAATACCCGGGGGCCTATGGAAGTGCCTCTTGGGTGCCACTCTGGGAGGTGGCCATCACGTCCACTTAACCCAGAAACTCAGAAAACCCAAATGGAGCTCTCGAGCCACGCCATCTGGCAAGCGAAGAATGACCTGGGTAGGCAGGTGGGAGTCGCTTTCCCAACaggctcccacttcagccccttGTCTGTTCAGATCGGCCAACTCACCCCCAACAAGCCAGGGCACTCCTGGACCCCTGCCCACCGCCCGGAGAGGCACCTCCCTTTCTGTTCCCAACGCTGCCTCGCCATCTTCACAGACCCCCAATGTCCCTCCCCGCGGAGATACACGGACCCCATTGCCCTCAAAAAGAGGTAACACCCTGGGACCCCTCCGCCGAAGATGTGTGGCTCCTCGCAGAAAACGCAGACCCCACCCAAGTCCTGTCTTGACGCCCTCGGTTCCCGTCTGTGTCTCAAGGTGGGCAGACCCTCCAGGCCCCTGGGACCAGGACAGGGACTGCGCGAGGGGTGAAAAGAGTGGAGAATAGAGAGGGGGCGGCCTGCAGGCTACACACCACCGCCCCCACCCGCCCTCCTGCTCTCCAGCCTCAGGCGTCCCAGCGCGGCTCCCCATACCCTCAATTCTTCCACAAGGCATTCGCGGCCCCTGCTCATCTCAGCCCACCACTCTGGACAGCCCACTTCCCTCCGGCCGCTCCACGTGTCCCTACAATCCGAGCCCACGGACCAAGCCCCTTGGAGTGTCCCGCTGCCCAAAGCGGCCCCCGCTACGGCTATGAAATAGAGGCAGCATCGCACTCTTGATAGAGATGAGAAATTAAGACCCAGATCGGGTAGAGGTCCTCTGTTTGGTGGCAAGGCCAGAATGCCAAGGCCAAGGGCAGCCCCACAGctttcccccagccccccaccctccccGGAAGGGACAAGCACCTCTAATGCCCAAACCCCGGCCGGCCATTAAGGCCCACTGTCCCCTGTTCCCCAGTCCAAACTCCCAGTCCAGAAAGTGGAACCCTAGGAGGGGATGGAGTGAAAAAATATGGCCAGGCCCACCAGGCTCCCGGTTCCCC is a window encoding:
- the LOC134733007 gene encoding telomerase reverse transcriptase-like; translated protein: MGAPCFAQTPNVPPRGDTRTPLPSKRGNTLGPLRRRCVAPRRKRRPHPSPVLTPSVPVCVSSLRRPSAAPHTLNSSTRHSRPLLISAHHSGQPTSLRPLHVSLQSEPTDQAPWSVPLPKAAPATAMK